Proteins encoded in a region of the Mucilaginibacter sabulilitoris genome:
- a CDS encoding short chain dehydrogenase yields the protein MKIVIVGASGTIGKKVTEALRGENEIITVGSKSGDVQVDITSTESIEAFYKQIGSFDALVSVTGNAHFGPLKSMTNADFSIGIQSKLMGQVNLVLIGQRYINPKGSFTLTSGILSDDPIVLGANPSTVNAAIDGFTRAAAIELENNVRINAVSAGVVEDSPHYFPYFPGHIPVSMDRVANAYFKSVFGAITGQIIKVW from the coding sequence ATGAAAATAGTTATTGTTGGTGCAAGCGGCACTATTGGTAAAAAGGTAACCGAAGCCCTCAGAGGCGAAAATGAAATTATTACGGTTGGATCTAAAAGTGGGGATGTACAGGTTGATATTACATCGACTGAATCTATCGAAGCATTTTATAAGCAAATAGGCAGTTTTGATGCATTGGTTAGCGTAACCGGCAACGCGCATTTCGGTCCGCTAAAATCAATGACCAACGCCGATTTTAGCATTGGCATACAAAGCAAACTTATGGGGCAGGTAAACCTGGTGCTTATCGGTCAGCGATATATAAACCCCAAGGGTTCGTTTACGCTTACATCAGGTATTTTATCTGATGATCCTATAGTTTTAGGCGCAAACCCAAGTACGGTAAATGCAGCTATCGACGGCTTTACCAGAGCTGCTGCCATTGAGCTAGAAAACAACGTACGCATTAACGCTGTAAGCGCCGGCGTTGTTGAAGATTCTCCGCATTATTTTCCTTACTTCCCGGGTCACATACCCGTGTCAATGGATAGGGTAGCTAACGCCTATTTTAAAAGCGTTTTTGGCGCCATAACCGGGCAAATAATAAAAGTTTGGTAA
- a CDS encoding GNAT family N-acetyltransferase, with product MSLSKVYKIETERLLIRCYEPADAPILLDTITVSIDHLKPWLPWALKEPTDIDTKIDILRKFRGQFDLGEDYTYGIFNKTGTELIGSTGLHNRLGPSEREIGYWISVKHINNGYALEAVCALTKVGFEFENLSRIEIHCASANVRSQNIPRKLGYKLEKTLTNSLTSHGDSMVWAMNRTDYDSAAIRTTPLKVYDIIGREITNY from the coding sequence ATGAGTCTTTCAAAAGTATATAAAATAGAGACCGAACGGTTGCTCATCCGTTGTTATGAGCCAGCCGATGCCCCTATATTGCTGGATACGATAACGGTTAGCATAGATCATTTAAAGCCCTGGCTTCCCTGGGCCCTGAAGGAGCCAACAGATATAGATACCAAAATTGACATACTTCGCAAATTCAGGGGCCAGTTTGATTTAGGTGAAGATTACACTTACGGTATATTTAACAAAACCGGTACGGAGCTTATTGGCTCTACGGGCTTGCACAACAGGCTGGGCCCCTCAGAACGCGAAATAGGTTACTGGATCAGCGTAAAACACATTAATAATGGGTATGCGCTTGAAGCCGTTTGCGCGTTAACCAAAGTAGGTTTTGAGTTTGAAAATTTGTCGCGTATTGAAATACATTGCGCCAGCGCCAATGTCAGGAGTCAGAATATTCCGCGGAAGCTGGGTTATAAGCTCGAAAAAACATTAACCAATAGCCTCACTTCGCATGGCGATAGTATGGTGTGGGCAATGAACAGAACCGATTATGACAGTGCGGCAATCAGAACAACTCCGCTAAAAGTTTATGATATTATAGGCCGGGAAATTACCAATTATTAA
- a CDS encoding AMP-dependent synthetase/ligase — protein MNQATEPSTVPAFIRNVVGTIHPDSHTFLIHKVKDAWVEITYKEALEKIDAISAWFLHMGIRKGDRLSLLIENGPDYVLYDQALQQIGAINTSIYPTLAENDIEYILNDSGAKTIIVGNPFLFRKVLKVANNCESLIRIIPAFDDFEKYSDKLTLNAGVIGFDQVIQEGLELVARYDHAIKAAREAILTTDISCLIYTSGTTGIPKGVMLTHHNLTQNVINSLIQIPFIDKEDLFLSFLPLSHVFERTATYHICLYKGCKIAFAQSLELLAKNMAEVKPTVLNCVPRLLERIHDKAIKNGTSAGGVKTKIFLWALDIGKKYRLVKEAGKTPGLILSSQQKIAEKLVFSKIKEKTGGRLKFMVSGGGALPKNIGEFFGDLGIIILEGFGLTETSPVMAVTEHHRVIYGTVGRIIPGIEVAIQNVDTQHIYTIQTHDSFKEDLQSEEGEIIVRGHCVMKGYWNKPEETATVIDPQGWFHTGDIGRFYRGNLQITDRLKNMLVNAYGKNIYPTPVENTYLKSPKIEQIFLVGDKREYITAIIVPSRETMQETFGLKNEFFEQSDVFIEDKELVDWIGQDLRKLSNELAKFERIKAFKVKRNPFSMDDGEITPTMKAKRKVIEKKYAADIDEMYLQETEAD, from the coding sequence ATGAACCAGGCAACTGAACCATCAACCGTTCCGGCATTCATTCGCAATGTTGTAGGCACTATACATCCCGATAGCCATACTTTTTTAATACATAAAGTAAAAGATGCCTGGGTTGAAATTACTTACAAGGAAGCCCTGGAAAAGATAGACGCTATCTCTGCATGGTTCTTGCACATGGGTATCAGAAAAGGCGACCGCCTTTCGCTGCTTATTGAGAACGGCCCCGATTATGTGCTTTATGATCAGGCCCTGCAGCAGATAGGTGCGATAAATACCTCCATATACCCTACCCTTGCCGAAAATGATATTGAATATATCCTGAACGATTCTGGAGCCAAAACCATCATCGTGGGTAATCCATTCCTGTTTCGTAAGGTGCTCAAGGTGGCCAACAACTGCGAGTCGCTGATCCGTATTATACCAGCGTTTGATGATTTTGAAAAATACAGCGATAAACTAACCCTGAATGCAGGTGTTATCGGCTTTGATCAGGTGATACAGGAAGGCCTTGAGCTTGTGGCCCGATATGATCATGCCATAAAAGCAGCACGGGAGGCTATTTTAACCACAGATATTTCTTGCCTTATTTACACATCGGGTACTACAGGCATACCTAAGGGGGTGATGCTCACGCATCATAACCTTACCCAAAACGTAATTAACAGCCTCATCCAGATCCCGTTTATTGATAAAGAGGATCTGTTCCTGTCGTTCCTGCCGCTGTCGCATGTGTTTGAGCGTACAGCTACCTACCATATTTGCCTGTACAAAGGCTGTAAAATTGCTTTTGCCCAAAGCCTGGAGTTATTGGCCAAAAACATGGCCGAAGTTAAACCAACCGTACTCAACTGTGTACCCCGTTTGTTGGAGCGTATACATGATAAGGCCATTAAAAATGGCACATCTGCGGGCGGCGTAAAAACAAAAATATTTTTGTGGGCGCTGGATATTGGCAAAAAATACCGCCTGGTTAAGGAGGCCGGTAAAACACCTGGCCTGATTTTAAGCAGCCAGCAAAAAATTGCCGAAAAGCTGGTATTCAGCAAAATAAAAGAAAAAACAGGCGGTCGCTTAAAATTCATGGTATCTGGAGGTGGCGCGCTGCCTAAAAATATCGGCGAGTTTTTTGGCGATCTGGGCATTATCATATTAGAAGGTTTCGGCCTTACCGAAACATCGCCTGTTATGGCGGTAACCGAGCATCACCGTGTAATATATGGTACCGTTGGCCGCATTATTCCGGGCATTGAGGTGGCCATTCAAAATGTAGACACCCAGCATATTTATACCATACAAACTCACGATAGCTTTAAAGAAGACCTGCAATCGGAAGAGGGCGAGATCATTGTACGCGGACATTGCGTAATGAAAGGCTACTGGAACAAACCCGAAGAAACCGCTACCGTCATTGATCCGCAAGGCTGGTTCCATACCGGCGATATCGGTCGCTTTTATCGTGGTAACCTGCAAATTACCGATCGCCTTAAAAACATGCTGGTAAATGCTTACGGCAAAAACATATACCCCACCCCGGTAGAAAATACTTATCTGAAAAGCCCTAAAATTGAACAGATATTTTTAGTTGGCGACAAACGAGAATACATCACCGCTATTATTGTCCCTTCACGCGAAACCATGCAGGAAACATTCGGTCTTAAAAATGAGTTTTTTGAGCAGTCTGATGTGTTTATTGAAGACAAGGAATTGGTTGACTGGATTGGTCAGGACCTGCGTAAACTGAGTAATGAACTGGCTAAATTCGAGCGCATTAAGGCATTCAAGGTTAAACGCAACCCGTTCAGCATGGACGATGGCGAAATAACCCCTACCATGAAAGCCAAGCGAAAAGTGATCGAGAAAAAATACGCCGCCGATATTGACGAAATGTACCTGCAGGAAACCGAGGCTGATTAA
- a CDS encoding DUF763 domain-containing protein: MKRSGSADLPLHYGYVPQWLAERMAKLGLAVVENIVIDYGKDEVLRRLSDPFWFQSVGAVMGMDWHSSGITTSVMGALKRAINPYSRDLGIYICGGKGKHSKQTPAELLRISETTGLDGNYLVKCSKLSAKVDNTAIQDGFQLYTHNFILSDTGKWAVVQQGMSDVSRTARRYHWHSEQLTSFVNDPHTFIYGQNHGLILNMTDKQADGSRNGVMQIASENPEHMLREINKLVMPGHHHVTAKDVDLKRLGAVLWLAHEKQPSDFEELLLLQGLGPRTLQSLALVSEVIHGTPSRFKDPARFSFAHGGKDGHPFPVPTKVYDETISTLQNAVYKAKLGRSEKNEAIKRLSKIAENAEEDFIPNANFDQVIAQERENSWKYGGRTVFGKAKPPVQQQLKLF; this comes from the coding sequence ATGAAGCGATCCGGAAGTGCCGACTTGCCCTTACACTATGGCTATGTACCGCAATGGCTTGCCGAGCGTATGGCTAAGCTGGGCCTTGCCGTGGTAGAAAATATCGTAATAGATTATGGTAAGGATGAGGTTCTCCGCCGTTTGAGCGATCCTTTCTGGTTTCAAAGCGTGGGCGCGGTAATGGGTATGGACTGGCATTCGTCGGGTATTACCACTTCGGTAATGGGTGCGTTAAAAAGGGCAATCAACCCGTACAGCCGCGATCTGGGCATTTACATTTGCGGCGGTAAAGGAAAACACTCTAAACAAACCCCGGCCGAACTGTTAAGAATCAGTGAGACTACCGGACTCGATGGCAATTACCTGGTTAAATGCAGCAAGCTAAGCGCTAAGGTTGATAACACTGCCATACAGGACGGCTTTCAGCTTTACACCCATAATTTTATACTGAGCGATACCGGCAAATGGGCCGTGGTACAGCAAGGCATGAGCGATGTAAGCCGTACGGCCCGTCGTTATCACTGGCACTCTGAACAGCTAACCTCCTTTGTTAACGACCCGCACACATTCATCTACGGGCAAAACCATGGGCTCATTCTCAACATGACCGATAAGCAGGCTGATGGTTCCCGAAACGGAGTGATGCAGATAGCCTCCGAAAATCCGGAACACATGCTCCGGGAGATCAACAAACTGGTAATGCCCGGTCATCATCATGTTACTGCCAAAGATGTAGACCTGAAACGATTGGGCGCAGTACTTTGGCTGGCACATGAAAAACAACCATCCGATTTTGAAGAGCTGCTGTTACTCCAAGGCTTAGGTCCGCGGACTTTACAGTCTCTCGCGTTGGTGAGTGAGGTGATCCATGGTACGCCATCGCGATTTAAGGACCCGGCAAGGTTTTCGTTTGCCCATGGCGGTAAAGACGGTCACCCCTTCCCGGTACCCACAAAAGTTTATGATGAAACTATCAGTACGTTGCAAAATGCGGTTTACAAAGCAAAACTGGGCCGGTCTGAAAAAAATGAAGCTATTAAACGGCTGTCTAAAATTGCTGAGAACGCCGAAGAGGATTTTATTCCCAATGCCAATTTTGACCAGGTAATAGCACAGGAACGCGAAAACTCATGGAAATATGGAGGTCGCACTGTTTTTGGAAAAGCTAAACCGCCGGTACAACAGCAATTGAAATTATTTTAA
- a CDS encoding DUF4142 domain-containing protein — protein sequence MKQIAGYVMVFISLCLISACQSNKRANNYNKQPAVNAREEVFLKNAAEASNAFVKISGLAISNSKDQQVLQFAKMMIDGHTQLAADLQKLQTDNFVVPTDSISTAHRQIVDNLGKRRALEFDKAYLQEIINEYETEIKQYDFAGQYRSPNIADFAQKALPALKAHLDSAKAISVALK from the coding sequence ATGAAGCAAATAGCGGGTTATGTAATGGTTTTTATTTCCTTGTGTTTGATATCTGCTTGCCAGAGTAATAAACGGGCCAATAATTATAACAAGCAACCCGCGGTGAACGCCAGGGAAGAGGTCTTTTTAAAAAACGCGGCTGAAGCAAGCAACGCCTTTGTGAAAATTTCGGGTCTTGCTATATCCAACTCTAAAGATCAACAGGTATTACAGTTTGCAAAAATGATGATTGACGGGCATACTCAGCTTGCTGCCGATCTGCAAAAGTTACAGACTGATAATTTTGTAGTGCCCACTGACTCGATAAGCACCGCACACCGGCAAATAGTTGACAACCTGGGTAAAAGGAGGGCTTTGGAATTTGATAAAGCCTACCTACAGGAAATAATTAATGAATACGAAACGGAGATTAAACAATATGATTTTGCCGGCCAGTATCGGAGTCCTAATATTGCAGACTTTGCTCAAAAAGCGCTTCCGGCTTTAAAAGCACACCTTGATTCGGCAAAGGCCATTAGCGTTGCCTTAAAATAA
- a CDS encoding ArsR/SmtB family transcription factor, with protein MYRDVFKAIADPTRREIINLIAHERMNLNTVADKFDMSRPAVSKHIKILTQCGLLVIKQQGRERFCQANLGQLKEVTDWAEQYRQFWTQKLDALGDFLNKEQEESTNNVKHKNKKL; from the coding sequence ATGTATAGAGATGTTTTCAAGGCCATAGCCGACCCTACCCGTCGCGAAATTATCAACCTCATTGCCCATGAGCGGATGAACTTAAATACAGTGGCCGATAAATTTGACATGAGCCGCCCCGCGGTATCAAAACATATTAAAATACTAACCCAATGTGGCCTGCTGGTTATTAAACAGCAGGGCCGCGAAAGATTTTGCCAGGCTAACCTTGGCCAGCTAAAAGAAGTAACCGACTGGGCCGAGCAATATCGCCAGTTCTGGACGCAAAAACTGGATGCCCTGGGCGATTTCCTGAACAAAGAACAAGAAGAATCAACCAACAATGTTAAACATAAAAACAAAAAGCTATGA
- a CDS encoding SRPBCC family protein has translation MSAQPFVIDRIYNAPVERVWQAITDHKKMKEWYFDLPDFKPVVGFEFSFNGGSEEKTYVHLCRVTEVVEGRKLSHTWTYEGYEGESEVTWELFPQGDKTKVVLTHTGLETFPPLKDFARESFTAGWTDIVGRLLKEYVEKAQA, from the coding sequence ATGAGTGCACAACCTTTTGTGATTGACCGAATTTATAACGCCCCTGTTGAAAGGGTATGGCAAGCCATTACCGATCATAAAAAAATGAAAGAATGGTATTTTGACCTTCCGGATTTTAAACCTGTAGTTGGCTTCGAATTTTCATTCAACGGCGGAAGCGAAGAGAAAACCTACGTTCACCTATGCAGGGTAACCGAAGTTGTCGAAGGCCGCAAATTATCGCATACCTGGACGTATGAAGGTTACGAAGGCGAATCTGAAGTTACATGGGAACTGTTTCCGCAGGGCGATAAAACAAAGGTGGTACTAACTCACACCGGTTTGGAAACCTTCCCTCCGTTAAAGGATTTTGCAAGAGAAAGCTTTACTGCCGGATGGACAGATATTGTTGGCCGCCTGCTGAAAGAGTATGTAGAAAAAGCACAAGCTTAA
- a CDS encoding SRPBCC domain-containing protein: protein MPEEQFKLSDHFGSFHKTGDTYDIRFERLLNHPAGKVWDALTKPEQMAKWFGSAEIDLKIGGKIKVQLMMATVEGKITQLETGRLLEYTFGEQNILRWELIKETKDTCRLIFTEHLAPLSDLQYTAPGWHGYLDLLSLSLDGAIEKRPTFSIEEWQDISEVITAKYKRIIEQLK from the coding sequence ATGCCTGAAGAACAGTTTAAACTATCAGACCATTTTGGCTCATTCCATAAAACGGGAGATACTTATGATATCAGGTTTGAACGTCTGCTCAATCACCCGGCCGGTAAGGTGTGGGATGCCCTTACAAAGCCCGAACAAATGGCAAAATGGTTTGGTTCAGCCGAAATTGATTTAAAAATTGGCGGTAAAATTAAAGTGCAATTGATGATGGCTACCGTAGAAGGCAAAATTACCCAATTAGAAACCGGGCGTTTATTGGAATATACTTTTGGTGAACAGAATATCCTGCGTTGGGAATTGATAAAAGAAACGAAGGACACTTGCAGGTTAATATTCACCGAACACCTGGCACCGCTATCTGACCTGCAATATACAGCACCCGGCTGGCATGGCTATCTTGACCTGCTTAGTCTGTCGCTTGATGGTGCTATTGAAAAAAGACCAACATTTTCTATAGAAGAATGGCAGGATATATCGGAGGTAATAACGGCAAAGTACAAGCGCATCATTGAACAGCTTAAGTAA
- a CDS encoding Crp/Fnr family transcriptional regulator gives MMITNLTDHIKKFVELNDADIELVNSAVTIKSVKKKAFLLEPDHTCKEIYFVSKGCLRLYFINKKLNEQITQFAIENWWMSDYSSLESETPSNYYIQAVEHSEIISINKNKLEDLFEKIPRLERYFRIVQQRAFIAAQRRIEYIYTFNDEERYRNFSDRFPGFIQRIPQYMLASYLGFTPQFMSKIRAKKI, from the coding sequence ATGATGATTACCAACCTTACAGATCATATCAAAAAATTTGTTGAGCTTAATGACGCGGACATTGAGCTTGTTAATTCGGCAGTAACGATAAAATCTGTCAAGAAAAAGGCGTTCCTGCTGGAACCCGACCATACCTGCAAAGAAATTTATTTTGTAAGCAAGGGATGCCTGCGACTGTACTTTATTAACAAAAAGTTAAACGAACAAATTACCCAGTTTGCCATTGAAAACTGGTGGATGAGCGATTATTCGAGCCTGGAGAGCGAAACCCCTTCCAACTACTACATACAAGCAGTTGAGCATTCTGAGATTATCAGCATCAATAAGAATAAACTCGAAGACCTTTTTGAAAAAATTCCGCGGCTCGAAAGATATTTCAGGATAGTCCAACAGCGGGCTTTTATCGCCGCACAAAGGCGCATTGAATATATTTACACCTTTAACGATGAGGAACGCTACCGGAACTTTAGCGATAGGTTCCCGGGGTTTATACAACGCATACCTCAATACATGCTGGCATCATACCTGGGCTTTACGCCGCAATTTATGAGTAAAATCAGGGCCAAAAAAATTTAG
- a CDS encoding carboxymuconolactone decarboxylase family protein — translation MGPRIVIGKVEPEAYKALGALSNYIEHSSLTKTHKELIKIRASQINGCAYCIDLHTKDARKNGETEQRIYALNAWRETPFFNDEERVILALTEEVTLIQNHVSEETYQAAAAILDEHYLAQVIMAIINISAWNRVGIATGMQPGL, via the coding sequence ATGGGACCAAGAATTGTAATCGGCAAAGTAGAACCGGAAGCATACAAAGCATTAGGAGCTTTAAGCAACTATATTGAGCACAGCAGCTTAACAAAAACACATAAGGAACTTATAAAAATTCGCGCCTCGCAAATAAACGGTTGTGCCTATTGTATTGATTTGCATACCAAAGATGCCCGCAAAAACGGCGAAACCGAACAACGCATTTATGCCCTGAACGCCTGGCGTGAAACCCCTTTTTTTAACGACGAAGAAAGAGTCATACTTGCCTTAACCGAAGAAGTTACCCTGATACAAAACCATGTATCTGAAGAAACCTACCAGGCTGCAGCGGCTATTTTAGATGAACATTACCTGGCACAGGTTATTATGGCTATTATCAATATCAGTGCGTGGAACAGAGTTGGTATAGCAACAGGTATGCAGCCGGGCTTATAA
- a CDS encoding glutamate synthase subunit beta — translation MGKPTGFQEFNRELPTKVPAAERVKNYNEFVNLYTDEKLNQQSARCMNCGIPFCHSGCPLGNIIPEFNDAVYRKNWEEAYHILSSTNNFPEFTGRICPAPCESACVLGINKPAVAIEEIEKHIIEIAYQKNLVKPTAPLAKTGKKVAVVGSGPAGLAAAAQLVKAGHSVTVYERDDKPGGLLRYGIPDFKLEKWVVERRVEVMEKDGVVFKLNSEVGKNVAADELVRNNDAVVLAGGSTIPRNLNIPGRELKGIHFAMDFLKQQNKRVSNIAVDGEDILATGKDVVVIGGGDTGSDCVGTSNRQGANSIKQFEVMFQPPEKRTKHMPWPTYPMVLKTTSSHEEGADRFWGVNTLEFLGDDEGNLRALKVVDVEWEQDFLGRPVKFHAVEGSEREIPCQRVFLAMGFLNPQYEGMMHQLGVELDERKNAKAKEGVYRTNVSKVFTAGDMRRGQSLVVWAISEGREAARKVDEFLMGHSVLESKDAVNQFEQVF, via the coding sequence ATGGGAAAACCAACAGGATTTCAGGAGTTTAACAGGGAGCTTCCTACGAAAGTGCCCGCTGCTGAGCGCGTAAAGAACTATAATGAGTTTGTTAATTTATATACCGACGAAAAGCTGAATCAGCAATCGGCCAGGTGTATGAACTGCGGTATCCCTTTTTGCCATTCGGGATGCCCGCTGGGTAATATTATTCCGGAGTTTAATGATGCGGTGTATCGTAAAAACTGGGAAGAGGCTTACCATATTTTATCATCAACAAATAACTTCCCTGAATTTACAGGCCGTATTTGTCCTGCACCATGCGAATCGGCATGTGTGCTGGGTATAAACAAACCGGCTGTAGCTATTGAGGAAATTGAAAAGCATATTATTGAAATAGCCTATCAGAAAAACCTGGTAAAACCTACCGCCCCGCTGGCTAAAACCGGTAAAAAGGTAGCAGTAGTGGGTTCTGGTCCGGCAGGACTGGCAGCGGCAGCGCAGCTGGTAAAAGCAGGTCACTCGGTAACTGTTTACGAACGTGATGATAAACCGGGAGGTTTATTGCGCTACGGTATCCCTGATTTCAAATTAGAAAAATGGGTTGTTGAGCGCCGTGTTGAAGTAATGGAAAAAGATGGCGTTGTATTTAAATTAAACAGTGAAGTTGGCAAAAACGTAGCTGCGGACGAACTGGTACGTAACAACGACGCTGTTGTACTGGCAGGCGGTTCAACCATACCCCGTAACCTGAACATTCCGGGCCGTGAGCTGAAAGGCATCCATTTTGCAATGGACTTTTTAAAGCAGCAAAATAAACGCGTAAGCAATATAGCTGTTGATGGTGAAGATATACTGGCAACCGGTAAAGATGTTGTAGTTATTGGTGGTGGTGATACCGGATCTGACTGTGTGGGTACATCAAACCGCCAGGGTGCAAATTCAATTAAACAATTTGAGGTGATGTTTCAGCCACCTGAAAAACGCACCAAACACATGCCATGGCCAACATATCCTATGGTGTTAAAAACCACCAGCTCACACGAAGAAGGCGCCGACCGTTTCTGGGGTGTAAATACCCTGGAGTTTTTAGGTGACGATGAAGGCAACTTGAGGGCGCTTAAAGTGGTTGATGTGGAGTGGGAGCAGGATTTTCTGGGCAGACCGGTGAAATTCCATGCGGTTGAAGGGTCGGAACGTGAAATTCCATGCCAGCGCGTATTCCTTGCTATGGGCTTCCTGAACCCTCAATACGAAGGCATGATGCACCAATTAGGCGTCGAGCTTGATGAGCGCAAAAATGCTAAAGCTAAAGAGGGCGTTTACCGTACCAATGTAAGCAAAGTGTTTACAGCAGGCGACATGCGCCGCGGACAATCGTTGGTGGTATGGGCCATATCTGAAGGTCGTGAAGCTGCCCGTAAGGTTGATGAGTTTTTAATGGGGCACTCGGTGCTTGAAAGTAAAGACGCTGTAAACCAATTTGAACAAGTATTCTAA